The following coding sequences are from one Triticum dicoccoides isolate Atlit2015 ecotype Zavitan chromosome 4A, WEW_v2.0, whole genome shotgun sequence window:
- the LOC119284042 gene encoding acyltransferase-like protein At1g54570, chloroplastic: MHSFVYRLWIFELRCLHIPFHDRTPFEELVTMVEDVVRAEHSTSPNKPIYLLGNSFGGCLALAVAGHNPCIDFILVLVNPATSFERSDIKKLLSVFTSNNAYIAITALLNYNIDNEVNMALSRMQSGEHPLEALGRLTSNMSTFLKQTNILDKLPEDTLKWKMKLIKRAAQYANCRIQSVTAEVLQLASCDDNLLPSKSEAYRLQNKIPKSKIFFFEKHGHSLLLEHGVHVSSIIKCVGLYRHSRRYHRVFDYIPPSATELNEVDKASSDLTFRTCPAMFSTLEDGTVVRGLAGVPEDWPVLLVGNHMLLGIELISLAAEFMRHKKAVVRGIAHPLLFPKKTKTWSEGHDFFDFLNLWGGVPMTYKYIYELLAAGEFVLLYPGGYREAIHCKGEEHRIFWPDQTEFVRMAAQLNATIVPFGVVGEDDLLNLLCTFDDIRSMPFGREMMRAYSKHLKLRDAKHEVIFPGVCLKIPGRFYYRFGKPILMRERQDVLTDRRAATDLYTHIKSEVQGIISYLLDKREEDEYRKISRRLMFMASQGFDTQVPSFDP; this comes from the exons ATGCATTCATTTGTTTACAGGCTTTG GATATTTGAACTTAGATGCTTGCACATTCCTTTTCACGACCGCACACCATTCGAAG AACTTGTCACAATGGTAGAAGATGTTGTGAGAGCAGAGCATTCCACTTCTCCTAATAAGCCCATCTATCTATTGGGGAATTCCTTTGGAGGATGCTTAGCTCTTGCAGTTGCTGGTCACAATCCCTGTATTGATTTTATATTGGTACTAGTCAATCCAG CTACGTCATTTGAGAGGTCAGACATAAAAAAGCTTCTGTCAGTTTTCACCTCGAACAACGCCTATATTGCAATTACAGCTCTACTGAACTACAACATCG ACAACGAGGTGAACATGGCTCTGAGTAGAATGCAAAGTGGGGAGCATCCTTTAGAAGCACTCGGCAGATTGACAAGTAACATGTCAACTTTTCTGAAGCAAACG AATATACTAGACAAACTACCAGAAGACACACTAAAATGGAAGATGAAACTCATCAAACGGGCTGCGCAATATGCTAATTGCCGTATACAATCAGTTACAGCTGAGGTGCTACAGCTAGCCAG CTGCGATGACAACTTACTTCCGAGCAAATCTGAAGCCTACAGGCTACAGAACAAAATACCTAAATCCAAAATCTTCTTCTTTGAGAAGCATGGGCACAGCTTACTGTTG GAGCATGGTGTCCATGTCTCATCCATCATCAAATGTGTTGGTCTCTACCGCCATTCGAGGCGCTATCATCGGGTTTTCGACTACATCCCACCGTCCGCAACCGAGCTAAATGAAGTCGACAAAGCTAGCAG CGACCTGACGTTCAGAACGTGCCCGGCGATGTTCTCGACGTTGGAAGACGGCACGGTGGTACGGGGACTCGCCGGGGTGCCCGAGGACTGGCCAGTGCTGCTGGTAGGCAACCACATGTTGCTGGGGATCGAGCTCATCTCTCTTGCCGCAGAGTTCATGCGGCACAAGAAGGCTGTTGTCCGTGGCATTGCACACCCGCTGCTGTTCCCAAAGAAGACGAAGACATGGTCGGAGGGACACGACTTCTTCGACTTCCTCAACCTGTGGGGCGGCGTGCCCATGACCTACAAGTACATATACGAGTTGCTGGCTGCCGGGGAGTTCGTGCTCCTCTACCCAGGTGGTtacagggaggcaatccactgcaag GGTGAGGAGCACAGGATTTTCTGGCCAGACCAGACTGAATTTGTTAGGATGGCAGCTCAGTTGAACGCCACAATCGTGCCGTTTGGAGTCGTCGGAGAGGATGACCTCTTGAAC CTTCTTTGTACGTTCGACGATATCAGGAGCATGCCTTTCGGCAGGGAGATGATGCGGGCCTACAGTAAGCATCTGAAGCTAAG GGATGCCAAGCACGAGGTGATCTTCCCGGGCGTGTGCCTAAAGATCCCGGGCCGGTTCTACTACCGGTTTGGGAAGCCGATCCTGATGCGGGAGAGGCAGGACGTCCTCACCGACCGGCGCGCGGCGACGGACCTCTACACGCACATCAAGTCGGAGGTGCAAGGCATCATCTCCTACCTGCTGGATAAGCGGGAGGAGGACGAGTACAGGAAGATCTCGCGGAGGCTCATGTTCATGGCTTCCCAGGGGTTCGACACCCAAGTTCCGTCGTTCGATCCTTGA